The following are encoded in a window of Diorhabda sublineata isolate icDioSubl1.1 chromosome 5, icDioSubl1.1, whole genome shotgun sequence genomic DNA:
- the LOC130444049 gene encoding GTPase-GDP dissociation stimulator vimar, with product MSDILQNLMKAIGERNESKIIENLKVLLSQTDVILTNVDLVKDLLKFDNNTEIIKLSTEVIAETARTESNRKVCTDDKLINSLTDLLEDKDPDVILNSVRALGNICYENEEACNIIHKIGINKILDILKDDKTKNEDVNSILITKTSGLLFNLLNMHEGLIRSSLSNGLMEIVEDILKKYSEKLEKHETLLIFQISILNTVEHYLDEQHIPFKQQLCKVLIDIFKQSRTPEICVLCLEIFHGQSEQDEIKVLLAKEGICELLFERIEEYRHQVNDEDSRSVLKMACDFMVMILCGDDCMNLLYNNGQGKVYKNMITWLNSEDNDLLSTGILAIGNFARKESHCIEMANDGISQKLINILKKYNTSTSLEDVKIQHALLSTLKNLVIPQKNKSKILKEGLLEVIYPMIKIDQYLVVFKLLGTLRIVIDGQESAALDLISRKDLIERLVYWCYNSDHLGIRGEVPRLLSWLIKQCHSFIPFKLLLENPDSIKCIVEMISSNHAVMQNEAFYALTLLYLGCSSQNTDDNNKEYSDLVSLNKILINADIGKNLNFVLTKYGDKMDTCTIENILTLLEQICKSTDVIDHLKNTEIQTPLPKLYKNPNIGKVDKLDHIKSLVCN from the exons atgtcGGATATTCTACAAAACTTGATGAAAGCTATTGGTGAAAGAAATGAAAGCAAGATCATCGAAAACTTGAAAGTTTTATTGTCACAAACAGATGTTATACTTACTAATGTAGACTTAGTGAAAGATTTACTAAAATTCGACAATAATAcagaaatcataaaattatcaacAGAAGTAATAGCAGAAACTGCACGAACAGAGTCAAATCGAAAAGTATGCACAGAtgacaaattaataaattcgtTAACAGATTTATTGGAGGACAAAGATCCTGATGTTATTTTGAATTCTGTGAGGGCTCTTGGAAACATTTGTTATGAAAATGAGGAAGCCTGCaatataattcacaaaattgggatcaataaaattttagataTCCTTAAAGatgataaaactaaaaatgaag atgttAATAGTATTCTGATAACTAAAACATCGGGGCTTTTGTTCAACTTACTTAATATGCATGAAGGTTTGATTCGATCATCTTTAAGTAATGGGTTGATGGAAATAGTAGAAGATATACTGAAAAAGTATTCAGAGAAACTTGAGAAACATGAAACTCTgttgattttccaaatttctataTTAAATACAGTTGAACATTACTTAGATGAGCAGCATATTCCTTTTAAACAACAACTTtgtaaagttttaattgatatatttaaacAATCCAGAACTCCAGAGATATGTGTATTGTGCTTGGAAATTTTTCATGGTCAATCTGAACAAG ACGAAATCAAAGTTCTTCTTGCCAAAGAAGGTATTTGTGAATTGTTATTTGAACGTATTGAGGAATACAGACATCAAGTTAATGATGAAGACAGCAGAAGTGTTTTAAAAATGGCTTGTGATTTTATGGTGATGATTCTCTGTGGAG atgATTGTATGAATCTCTTATATAACAATGGCCAAGGAAAAGTATACAAAAACATGATCACTTGGTTAAATAGTGAAGATAATGATCTGTTAAGTACTGGTATATTAGCGATTGGGAATTTCGCAAGAAAAGAATCACATTGTATTGAGATGGCAAATGATGGAATATCTCAAAAGCTTATaa ATATTCTGAAGAAATACAACACTAGTACAAGCTTAGAAGATGTTAAAATACAACATGCTTTATTAAGTACATTGAAAAACTTGGTAATTccccaaaaaaataaatccaaaatattaaaagaagGACTTCTTGAAGTTATTTATCCTATGATCAAAATTGACCAGTATTTGGTTGTATTTAAACTACTGGGAACTTTGCGAATAGTCATAGATGGACAAG AATCTGCAGCTTTAGACCTTATCTCAAGAAAGGACCTGATTGAAAGACTCGTATATTGGTGTTATAATTCAGATCATCTTGGTATTAGAGGAGAAGTACCTAGACTATTATCATGGTTGATAAAGCAATGCCATTCTTTTATACCTTTCAAGTTATTACTAGAAAATCCAGATAGTATTAAATGTATTGTAGAAATGATATCATCCAACCATGCAGTGATGCAAAATGAAGCATTTTATGCTTTAACCTTGCTGTACCTTGGCTGTTCGAGTCAAAACACTGATGACAATAACAAAGAATATAGTGATCTAGTTTCACTTAACAAGATTTTAATAAACGCTGATATTggcaaaaatttaaatttcgttTTGACAAAGTACGGCGATAAAATGGATACATGtactatagaaaatatattaacttTATTAGAACAGATTTGTAAATCTACAGACGTTATTgatcatttgaaaaatactgaaatacAAACACCTTTAccaaaattgtataaaaatccaaatattgGAAAAGTGGACAAATTAGACCACATCAAGTCGTTAGTATGCAATTGA
- the LOC130444050 gene encoding EEF1A lysine methyltransferase 2: protein MEELEPSELGSQDYWEGRYAQEIRNFSSHGDPGEIWFGEDIVDRVIRWINNWNLIEKNKKIVDVGCGNGMFLIELANEGYTNLTGVDYSENAIKLATEIAQKQNLNISYYTCDILQGLPENYDIIHDKGTYDAISLSENAKESRAKYSESVYNSLDGDGVFILTSCNWTQDELDNYFNEKFDRLAIIPTPQFKFGGKVGNVVTSCVYKKKS, encoded by the coding sequence ATGGAAGAATTGGAGCCTTCTGAATTAGGCTCTCAAGATTACTGGGAAGGACGTTACGCTCAAGAAATAAGGAATTTCTCGAGTCATGGTGATCCGGGTGAAATATGGTTTGGTGAAGATATTGTAGATAGAGTTATTCGTTGGATAAACAACTGGAacttgatagaaaaaaataaaaaaattgttgatgtaGGTTGTGGGAATGGAATGTTCTTAATTGAACTAGCAAACGAGGGATATACTAATTTAACTGGAGTTGATTATTCTGAGAATGCTATTAAACTTGCAACAGAAATAGCTcagaaacaaaatttgaatataagtTATTATACATGTGACATTCTACAAGGGCTACCAGAAAATTATGACATAATACACGATAAGGGAACTTATGATGCTATTAGTTTAAGTGAAAATGCAAAAGAAAGTAGAGCAAAATATTCTGAAAGTGTGTATAACAGCCTTGATGGTGATggagtttttattttaacttctTGTAACTGGACCCAAGATGAATTAGATAActattttaatgaaaagtttGACAGACTAGCCATCATACCTACACCTCAATTCAAATTTGGAGGAAAAGTTGGAAATGTAGTTACATCTTGTGTCTATAAAaagaaaagttaa